TCCAGATGGTGTAGACGTCCTCGTACTTCTCGTAGAACTCCTCCTTGAGGAAGAGCGCGTCCTGGTGCCACGGCTTCTCCGAGCCGACCTCCGAGGGCTTCGCCCACAGGTAGGTGTTGTAGAAGTCGCCCGCGACGCCGTGCAGCGGCCGGACGACACCCTCGTTGAGGTTGATCAGCTCCGGGATCGAGGCCAGTTCGGGCGAGTGCTCATGGGCCATGCCCACCACCCGCACCTTGCCGGGGATGCACTCCTTGCCGGCGGCGCGCGCGGCCCATCCGCCGCCCTCGCCGTCCGACTCCAGCTGCCATCCGAAGGTGCTGTAACGCATGTCCTCGGTCCGCCGGATCAGATCCGAGCAGCCGCGGCGCATCAGATCGAGGGCTGGTTCGGGCACCAGGTCGTCGAGCTGGATGACGCCGCGCTCCTCCAGTTCGCCGGCGAGGTCTGCGATCGACGGGCTGAGGGGCATCGGCTCCACCTTTCTGTACGCGCACGGGCGTGCGACGTCAAGAACTCTGTGTGTGACTCGACTATGTGCAAGCGGCCGGTGCACCGGCAACGGAACGGCCGCGGACGGTTCGGGGCAGGCCCCAAATGGCATAGGGGGCAGGGGGCTTGGTGGGCTCTAGGGTGGGTGCACCGATGACGTCGGGGGTTGGAGGAGTCGCATGACGGGAACGGGGTCGGCGTCCGTTTCGGCGGTGATCGTCGACTGGGGCGGCGTGCTGACGCAGTCCTTCGACGAGGCGATCGCGGTGTGGGCCGCCGCCGAGGGAGTGGCGGCAGGGGAGTTCGGCGCGGTGCTCGGGCGGCTGCTGGGGCCGGACGCGGTACCGGACGGCGGGCCCAATCCCTTCCACCGGGTCGAGCGGGGCGAACTGCCGGTCGCGGAATTCGAGTCCGCGCTCGCCGCGCTCCTGCGACGCACCGACGGGGCGCCGGTGCCGGCCGAGGGCCTGGTGCAGCGCATGTTCGCGCCCTTCGCCATGGATCCCGCGATGACCGGGCTGCTGCGCCGGGTGCGGAGTGCGGGGGTCCCCGTGGCACTGCTCTCCAACTCCTGGGGCCACCGGTACGACCGCGAGGGCTGGGAGGACCTGTTCGACGCGGTGGTGATCTCCTGCGAGGTGGGGATGCGCAAGCCGGAACCGGAGATCTTCCGGCACACCGCCGGCCTGCTGGGCCGCCGGCCGCAGGAGTGCGTGTTCGTGGACGACCTGGGCCGCAACGTGCGGGCCGCGTCCGCCCTGGGGATGGCCACCGTCCACCACCGGGCCGCGGCGGAGACCGAGGGCGCCCTGGTCCGGCAGCTCGCCGGTCTGTCCGCGATCTCCGGGCGGGCCTGACGGCCCGGGAGTCCGGTGACCGGGGGCGGCCTTTGGTGGGCTCAGGCGGCGGCCCGGGGAGCCGCCGGGGTGCCGATGGACTGCGCCGCCGCGTGCTGGCGCATCCGGCCCACCAGTTCGTCGAGCCGGCTCTCGGCCGGCCCCGTACAGTCCAGCAGCCGGCGGGCGGCGGCGGACAGCGAGGTTCCGCGTGCGGTGCTGTAGACCAGCGGCAGCCCGCAGCCCTTCTCCAGCCGGTGGATGCGCCGGGTCAGCGCGGGCTGGGTGACCAGCAGGGTGGCGGCGGCGCGGTTCAGGCTGCCGATCCGGTGGATCACCCGCAGCAGATGCAGGTGCTCCGCCTCGAAGTGGTTGTCCGATTCCGGCCCCGCCCAGTGGAGTTCGGACAGCAGGACGGGAAGCGGGGCGTCGGCGTCGGACGGCGAGATGTCGGCCTCGGTCCTGGTCCGTATCGGGCGCCCCGGCCCTTCGGTGAGCGGAGGGAACGAGGCGGAGGCGGCGTACACGGGATTCCGCTTCGCCGCGCGCTGCGCGTAGCCGTACCGCAGCCAGGTGCAGAGCTCGTGGGCGAGCGTCAGCGGGACGACGAGCGGGTCCACGGCCAGCGAGAGCCGGCGGACCAGCCGCTGGCGCAACGGCCGCAGCACCAGGCTCAGTTCGTGCTCCGGTTCCGGCGAGAGCGGGGAGACGAGCGCGACGCCGTAGCCCCGGCCGACCAGCTCGAGAGCCGCGCTCTGCGAGCGGACCGTGAAGCTGACCCGGGGAGCGGGCGAGAGCAGGGAGAAGGCCCAGCCCTGGTCGTCGCAGGCGTCACCGCCCACGGTGGCCACCCACTCCGCGTCCGCCAGGTCGTGCAGGTCGAGTGCCTCCCGCCGGGCGAGCGGATGGTCCCTGGGCAGCGCGACCCACTGCGGCTCGTCCACGACGGTGCGCACCAGCGCCTCGCTGCGCCGCAGTCCCGGCCTCCGGGTGGTCTCCCAGCCGCAGGCGGCGTCGACCGCGTAGCGCTCGAACCGCTGCCAGACATCACGGCTGTCACCCGGCACGACGTCGAACACCGCTTCGGGGAAACGATCCGCCAGGTCACGGCCCATGCCGTAGGCCCGTTCCGTGCCCACCGCGAACTGCACGACCGGCAGCCGCTCCTCCGTGTCCGTGCGGTGGTGGGACGTGGCCATCGCGAAATCGATCGCGCCCACCAGCCGCCGCCCCGCGTGCAGCAGGGCGTGCCCGGCCTCGGTGAGCTCGGTGCCCGTGGAACTGCGTGACACCAGCGGGGTGCGCAGCCGCCGCTCCAGCTTGATCAGACGGCGGCTCGCGGACGACTGGGTCATCCGGCCGCCCCGTTCCACCGCGTGCAGGCTCCCGTGGTCGGAAACCGCTTGCAGCAGGGCCACATCCGAACGCCGAAGATCGAACATCCAGCACCCCTCTTGCCGTCGGACCGTCCCACCCGTCGCGGCGGGAGGGGCGGAGCGGGCCTCGCGTGACGTACGTCTCGCCACCGTAAGGCCGTCCGAGGGCTTCGAGGAGCCGCCGTCAGGTAGTTGGCCGGATCGTGGGGGTGACCCGTCCGGAGCTGATCGGAGCCTCCGTATCCGGCTGCCCGGCGGAGCGCGGGAACGCCAGTGCCGCGGCGATCCCGGCGGCGGCCAGCACCGTCGCCCCCACGAAGACCGTCGTGTACGAGGAGGCGGCCGGATACCCCTGGGTACTCGTCGTGACGGCCAGGACCATGAAGCTGACCTGCACGCCGAACGAACCCCCGAGGTTGCGGAGCACGCTGTTGATCCCGACCGTCACCGCCGTCGAACCGCTCGGCGAGGCGAGCGTGAGCAGCTCCGCCATGGCACCGCCCAGCAGGCCGGTGCCCAGTCCGGTCAGGGCCGTGCCCAGGGCCAGACCGGTGGCCGTTCCCGTCATGAGGGCGAACACGGCGGGAGAGGCGGCGAAGAGCACCGTACTCGTGATCATCACGGCCCGCGCGGTCATCCGGCCGGACTGCCGCAGCCAGCCGGACAACAGCCCGCCGGTGACGGCGGCGACCTGCATCGGCAGCATCACCAGCACGGTGAGGGCGCCGTCGGCGGAAAGCCCGTACCCCGTGGAGCGAGGGGCGTCGGCGAGCACCGGGGCGAGGATGCCCGTCTGGAACATCACCAGACCCGTCAGCAGGCTCACCACGTTGAGGGTCCAGATCGGGCGGCGGCCCAGCAACCGGGTGTCGATCGCCGGCTGCGCCGACCGCTGCTCCACCCGCACGAGGGCCACGCAGCCCGCCGCCCCGGCCAGCAGCAGCACCGCCCCGGTGGAGGAGCCGAGCCCCTCCCGGCCGTACTGGCTCAGGGCCAGCAGCAGACAGGCGCTCACCGCGCTCAGCAGGAGCAGACCGGGGATGTCGACCCGGGTGCCGGCTCTGCGCGGAGTCTCGGGCAGTACCGCGAGGCCCGCCACCAGGAGGACGACCGCCAGCACGCCCGCGGTGACGAACAGCCCCCGGAACGCGGCGGCCCCGTCCCCGAAGACGCCGACCAGCAGGATGCCGATGCCGCCCCCGGTCCCGAAGGCCGCCGACAGCACCCCGGAGGGCCCGGCCAGCGACTGCCCGGGGAAGCCCTCCCGCAGCAGGCCGATGGCGAGCGGGAAGAGCCCGGCCGCGACGCCCTGCACGAGCCGTGCGACGAGCAGGACGGTGAACGACTGCGCGGCGGCGGCCACGACGGCGGCCACCGCCACGACGGCGAGCACCGCGACCAGCACCACCCGGCGGCCGTAGAGGTCCCCGAGGCGTCCCACCACGGGGGTGGCGACACAGCCGACCAGTAGATGCCCGGAGACGATCCACGCCGCGTCCGTGCCGGAGACCCCGAAGGCGTGCTGGATCTGCGGCAGCAGCGTGGCGACGCCCAGCTGGAGCAGCGAGAAGAGCCCGCAGGCCCCCGCGAGCACGGCGAGGGCCGCACGCCGCCCGGTGGACGGCGTGCGGTCGTGTGCCTTGTTCAACGCTGCTCGCTGGTGACCGGCTCCGCCAGCGACGTCACCTCGGCGGATTCGAAGCGGTGGCAGTAGTGGCCCATGCGGGAGACCGGGTAACTCGTGCCGATCGCCGCCATGGTGAACGCCTTGAGGTCCCCGGCCACCGGCCGGTAGCGCCCGTTCGCCCCGAAGCTCTGGTCGCCGTATCCGACCCGGACCCGGCGGGGCTCCAGTGCTCCGCCGGTGAAGTACGCCGGCCAGTCGTGGGCGTACTCGGCGGACTTGCCCTGCTCGGGCGCGTACTCCGGCCGGAGCATGATGTCCTGCTGGAACCGGAGCACGTCGTCCAGCCGGGCGTCCTGGTCCGGATGCAGACCGAGGGTGCCGAGGTACTCCCGCAGTTCGGCCTGGAACCGGTCGAAGTCGCGGGCGACGCGGAGCCAGCCCCAGTTGTCGATGGTCCAGCCCCGGCGCTTGCCGTACGGGGCCAGATCGGCGGCCATGTCGGGCTGACTGGCGACCAGGTTGGCCAGCGGCAGCGTGGGGATGTCGATGTAGTCGTGGTACAGGCTGCGCATCCGCAGGTACAGCGCGCCCAGGACACTGTCCGGGCGGCCGGCGAAGTAGTTCTGCAGCCCCTCGTAGAAGCGGGTGTAGCCGATCCCGTGCTCCTGCCGCAGGAAGATCGACAGATAGCGGGTGTAGCAGCCGTTGTGCAGGAACTGCACCGACTGGATGAAGCTGAAGCACTCGACCCAGTCGGCGCGTGGCATGGCGTTGGTCTCCATGACCATCTGCACGGTCTCCGCCTCGTCGTCGGGCGTGCCCTCGCGCTCCACGTACATCCGCTTCGGGACCGTGCGCAGCCCGTACTGGGCTATCTTCTCCGGGGTGTTGAGCGGAGCGTTGGGCAGGATGGCCAGCTCGTAGACCCGCAGATCCTCGTGGTTGCCGGCCTCCAGCAGTGAGCCGATGCCGTCGCGGAACGAGCGCGCGGTCTCCAGCGGCAGGCCCAGGATCAGCTCCGTGTAGGTGTGGATGTTCTCCGCCGCGTACCGCTGCTGGAGCTTGCGGTAGTTGTCCAGGCCGATGTTCTTGCGGTCGATGGCTTCCAGGACGTCCATGTCGGTGCTCTGCATCGACAGCGTGGTGCCCATCAGCAGATCGGCGTCGTGCCAGGTTTTGCTGATGTCGAAGACCCGGTCGTTGGAGTTCTTGGCGAAGTTGACCCGGACCTGCCTCGGGGCCCCCAGCTCGCCCCGGGTCTCCGCCAGGGCGTGCGCGATCTCCAGGTCGCGCGGCATGATGCCGAAGTTGGCATCACAGATGAACAGGTCCTCCACGTCGTGGCGGGCGAACCACTCGATCTCGTCCTGCAGACGTTCGTCCTCGAACTTCCGCAGCGTGCTCATCGTCGCCGAGCCCCAGTCGCAGAACGAGCAGGAGTACGGGCAGCCCCGGTTGGTCTCCCACAGGGCGTAGAAGCGCAGTCCCCGCTCCCGGCAGGTGGCCACGGCGCCGTCCATCACCCCCAGGAGATACGGGCTCGGGGTGTCGATCAGCCGCGGCAGACGTACGGCCTTCGGCCCGGCCACCGCCGACACGCCCCGGCGCACCGAGACGCCCGGCACCGTCGCGTAGTCCGGACCCGCGGTCAGGCGCTCCGCCAGCAGCCCGCGGAACGCCACCTCGCCCTCGCCGTGGGCCAGCACGTCCACGTACGGGTGCCGCTCGAAGAAGTCCCCCGGCCGGTCGGGGACATGCGGTCCGCCGGCCACCACCAGCACGTTCGGGTAGCGCTCCTTGACCAGCTTCGCCACCTTCATCTGGCGGCGGAAGTTCCACACGTAGCAGGACAGGGCCAGGACATCGGGCTCGACGATGCCGTCCGCCATCTCCTGGACCGGCGCGACCAGGAAGACGGGCTCCTGGAAGTCGTAGGCGGCGGCGATCTTCTCGTCCTGCTCCGCGTAGGTGCGCAGCAGCCCGGCCACCAGGGGCAGGAAGGGAAACGCGTTGAGGCCGATGAAGTACACCTTGCGGCCGTGGCTGGTGAGTTCGGCGGACATGCTGGTCACGGCTCCTCGTGGTCGGACGGTTCTCGCGGTGGGTACCGGGCCGGTCGGTCCTACTTCGTACTGGGGACGCGCTCCGGCTCCCAGGGGCGCGACCAGTCCGCGCCGCCCCGGATGGCGCGGAGCATCTCGTCGAAGGCGCTGTCGTCGGAGTAGTAGAAGACCGACGGGTCGGCGCCGGAGGTCACTCCGGGTGTGGCGCGGGAGCTTGCCCCCGCCAGCAGGTCGGCGAGCCGGTGGTAGAAGGTCTCCAGCGGCAGGCGGGTCGGGAACAGGGCGTGGTAGCAGTCGAACAGCTCCGGATCGTCGCTGATCAGCTGCGACCGGCTCTCGTCGTACAGATCCGTGCCGGGCAGCGGGGTCAGCACCGAGAAGCTCGGCATGTCGACCTGGAGCTCCTCCACGGTGTGGCTGAGCCGGGCGAAGTCCTCGTCGAGCCAGTTGGGCTGCACGATGAAGTTGGCCCGCACCTTGACCCCGTTGGCGTGGAACATGTCCAGCGCCCGCCGGGTCTGGCCCGGGTCGGTTCCCTTGCGGTAGCCCGACAGTTCGTCGTCCGTCATCGACTCCGCACCGACCAGCACCGAGTCCAGACCGACCTCGGCCCAGCGGGCGATCACATCGGGCCTGCGCAGCGCCGTGTCGGTCCGCACGTACATGTGGAACCGCTTGCGGAAACCGGCCTTGTCGATGGCGTCGGCCAGCTCCAGCATGCGTCCGGGCTGGATGAACGCCTCGTCGTCCACGACGTACAGGTTCCGGCCCTCGATGTCGGCCATCTCCGCGAGCACCCGGTCGATGTCCTTCACCAGGTAACGCCGGTCCGTCATCCGCCACAGCGAACAGAACTTGCAGGTGTACGGACAGCCGGCGGTGAAGCGGATCAGCGACACCGGGCGGTACACCGAGTGGAAGTAGTCCCCGCGGTGGTGGGAGAGCAGCGAACGGTCGGGCATCGGCAGGTTGTTGAGCGCCGCCGGCTTGGGACGGCGGTCGCGCTCCAGACCGGTGCGCGCGTCGTACGGGGCGAGCCCCGACACGGGCGAGGGAGAACGGCCGGCCTCCAGCTCGGCGGCCAGATGGCTGAGTGCGGCGCCGCCCTCACCGGCCACGATCCAGTCGGCCGAGAAGCCGTTCAGCCACTCCGCCGACACCGTCGGATGGTGGCCGCCCAGCACGATCGGGACGTCCGGCCACAGCCGCCGGGCCTCCCGGCTCACTTCCCGCGAGACGTGCACGCTGGTCGTGTACGGGATGGCCACACCGATCAGGTCGGGCGGCTCGTGCGTCTGCGCGTACGTCTCCAACGACGGGTCCAGCCGCAGATCGTGGATGGTCACGTCGTGGTCGCCGCGCAGCGCGCCGCCGAGGTACTCCAGCGGCAGCGGCTCGCAGCAGCTCAGCCGGTCGCTGAGGAGGGCCCGTTCGTTACGAGGCCACACCAGCAAGACCCTCATCGGATCCCTCCCTTTCGTTGGTCCCGTTCCCCGTGCCGGCGCCCCGGGCCGGCGGCCCGTCCTGGCAGAAGACGGAGGTCGCGATGGCGTGCAGCCGCTCGGACTGGATACGGAGGTCCTCGCTGCCCAGGGCGGCGGCGAACATCCGGCTCATGGCGGTGCCTTCGTGGATGCCCCGCTTGGGCCGCCAGGCGACCTCCGCGGGCAGGACCTCGGCGGCGGCGCTGCGCAGCACCCACTTCGCCGTGCCCTCGCGGACCTTCAGCCGTCCCCGGATGCCGAGGGCCGACGCCATCACCTCGCGCGTCCAGTACGGGTAGCGGACGACGATGTCGCGGGTGTCGGCGAAGGCGGGGCCGAACTCGTTGCTCCGGGCCGTCGCGGCGGTCTGCGCGACCACCGCCCGCTCGATGTCCGCCTCGCCGCCGGTGCCGCCGAGGCCGGCGAACAGCAGGTCGGCGCCGTAGCCGGAGAGCAGCACCTGACGCCGGTCGGCGGCCATGGTGGTCAGCAGGAAGCAGGCGGGCGCGGCGATCTGGAGCGTCAGCAGGTCCCAGGTCTCCAGTGCGCGGATCATGTCCGGCAGCAGCTCCGTGAGCTGGTCGGGGCCGAACATCAGCTCGTGGTGCTTGCTGCCCAGACGCTCGGCGAACCACGCGGCCTGCTCGAACTCGTCGCCGAACGGCGTGCCCACGGTGTACGTGTGCAGTTCCGCACCGGAGGTCTCCCGGGCCGCCAGCGCCGCGACCGTCGAGGAGTCCACCCCGCCGCTCAGCATGACGCCGATCTCGTCGACACCGGCGGCCAGTTGGGCCACCGAAGCGCCCAGCGCGGCGCGTACGGCGGCCACCGCCTCCTGCGGGTCGGTCGCCGTGGGCTTCTCCGGCAGCGCGCGCACCTGACGGGTGGAGACCGGCTCGGTGCCGTACGTGTCGACGGCCAGCGTCACCGCGGTGTTCGCGGGGACCGACGTCACCCCCGCGAAGCGCCCGCCGGGCAGCAGCGACTGCGCCGCGTCTCCCAGCACCGGGGCCCCGGCGAGCAGCGGCAGCACCGCTCCGGCCGAGGTGGCGACCAGCAGGGTGTCGTCGGCGGCGCGCGCGTAGTGCAGCGGGCAGGTGGCGCCCACATCGCTCCACAGGGTGGCCCGGCCGTCGCGTACCAGCACCGCGCAGTAGCGCGCGTAGCACCGCTCGGTCCAGGACAGCAGTTCGTCGAGCGGGGCGTGGACCGGCGGGGCCTCCTCGGTCAGCCGGTCGCCGTGCACGATCAGCGCGTCCGCGCCCTCGCGCACCACCAGCGTGCTCAGTCCACGGCCCGTGCCCAGGGCTTGGAACTCCACCGGGCCCGAGTGGCAGCGCAGCAGGAAACCGGCCATGTCAGTACACCCCTTCGACGCGTCGTCCTTCGGTGAATTCCGGGGAGTACGGATCCCCCAGCCAGGGCCAGGGGTAGCGCTCGGCGGCCACCCCGTACGGGCGCACCCGGCGCGCCCGGTCGCGCTCCAGGAAGCCCGGCACCAGCGCGTCGTCGGTCAGCCGCCAGACCCGCACCCGGCCTTCCTCGCCGTACGGCACCTCGGCGCCGTGCTCGTCGATGACGTCCAGCGCGACGTGCGGCCGGCAGGGGACGTAGACCACCCGGTGGTCGTCCTCCGCCTCGAACGGCTTCTGCCAGTTGATGCCGGTGGTCGACGTGCCGTACATCCCGACGACCGGCACCCCGGGGAAGACCTCCTCGCGCAGCTGGCGGTGGGCGTCGGGCTCCATCGTCGTACCGGCGTGCACGATGGCCCGCACTCCGACCAGCGCCTCGGTGCCCAGCCGCTCGGGGAGCATGTCCAGCAGCCGTGAGGTGCAGAAGACCACCCCGATGTCCTGCGCCCGGACCACTTCCGCCACCTGGTCCCAGATGTGCTCGACGTACCGGTCGTACGCGGCCGTCATGCCCTCCTCGCCGAAGATCTTCACGATCCGGGGGTCGAGGTCGATCGAGAAGCACATGCCGCCGCGGCGTTCCGCGAACGCGACGACGAGCCGGCCCGTGGTGTGCGGGCCCATCGGTCCGACGAACAGCCAGTTGGTGTTCCTCGGCACTCCGTGCAGATCCAGGAACTCGTCGGAGAACTCCAGGATGTCCGCCCAGTAACGGGCGCCCCAGGTGCCGTGCTTGGCGGGCCCGGTGGTGCCGCCGGTCTGCGCGGCCCAGAGCGGGCCGCCCTCGCCGAGCACCGACCGCGGGACGAAGTTCTCCAGCGGGGTCCGCCGCGACGCCTCCTCGTAGTGCATCTGGTCGGCGCCGTCCGTCAGCCCGAGCAGGGTGATGGCGTCCTGGAGGCTGCGGACCTTCTCCAGGGCGTTGGTGCCCAGGCGCCGGTCCCGCTCCAGCCAGTAGGGGGTGCCATGCCGGGGGTCTAAGTGGAGGCGGACGGTCCGGCGAACGTCGTCATCGGTGATCGGACGGAGCACCGACTCGCTCGGACTTCGCATGGCGGATCCCTCTTCTCTGATGCTGTTCCTGCCGCCGGTCACGCGGAGGTGCCCGGCAGAACTGCCTTCTTCTTGAACAGGAAGTCGGCCAGATACCCCTCGTGCGGATCGTGGGGGTCGTAGCCGCGGTCGAACTGCTCGCCGCCGAAGACCTTGTCGACGCCCGGCTCCTCGGCGAGCGCCCGTACCAGCCCGCCCGCCTCGCCGACCACGGACACGATCAGCGAACCCGCGCAGGCCGCGACCGCCTTCGAGCGGGGGACGTGCGCCACCGCCGTGAACGGGAACGGCAGTTCCGTCCCGAACAGCGGCGAACCCGCGTCCAGCAGCAGCACCGTGGGACGCAGATACGCCACCCCGTCGAGATCCACCCGGAGCGGCACCCCGGTGGCGGCCTCGGTGACGTCGACCGCGCCGGCCGCGATCTCCCGCTCGATCCGGGTCGCCAGCGCGTCCCGCGCGGCGCGGTCCGGGAAGGCGGGCACGGCGGCCGACGGGTCGTCGAGCGGCAGCACCGGACGCGTCGCGAACTCCCGCGCGAGCTGCCCGGCCGCCTCCTCGGCGTCGCCGAGCACGACGAGGGAGCTGATGTTGGTGCACAGCCGCCCGCAGCCGGCGAACGCCTCCCGGGCCAGCCGCTCCCAGGCGTCCTTCGGCCCGTCGGCACCGACGAGCGCCCGGCTGCGGCCGTAGTGATACGTCTTGACCTTCCCCGGAGCGAGGTCGCCGGGGACCTCCTCGCCGGGCCACAGCACCTGGTCGGCCAGCCGGCGCAGGGCCGGCGCGTCGCCGTGCACCAGCGAGACCGCGTTGTCCGGCAGCCCGGCCGCGTACAGCGCCTCGGTGAACAGCGTCGCGGTGAACGGGTCCCGGGCCGAGGTGCTCAGCAGCACCGGACGGCGTGCGGCCAGGGCCTGGAGCCACTCGACGCCGATGGTCGGGAAGTTGTCGGGCACCCGCACGTGCACGGACCGCCCGGCGGGCCGCCAGCTCCACCGCGGGTCGTCGCCGCCCGTCCGGTACGCGGCGACGGTGCCGTCCGGGGACTGCGCGGCGAGGATCTCCTCCATGCGCCCCAGGTCCTCGGCGACCGTACGGACCCCGCGCGCCGCCCGCCGCGACGGGAGACCCGTCGCCGCGGACAGCGCCCGCAGCCACGGGTCGAGCTCGCCGCCGTCCAGCCGGGCGCTGACCCGGGCGGCGGCGTCGCGCAGCAGACCGAACCAGGCGTCGTCGGCGATCCCGCGCAGTACCCGGGCCGTCTTCTCCGCCTCCTGCGCCATCCCGAACTGGACCAGCCGCCCGGCGTTGCCCAGCCGGGCCACCTGCCGCCCGGCACCGTCGTCCAGCCGTCCCGGCCGGTTCGACATCACCGGCCGGGAGCCGGAGTACGCCGGGACGTCCAGGGTGCCCGCAGTGCCCGGGACAGCCGGGGAGGCCGTCCCGGCCGCTGTCGTGAGCATCGTCACTGGACCTCCGGGACCAGGGCCGCGGGCTCCTTGGCCATCGGTGCGCCACCGTCCATCAGACCGAGGCGCGTCTGCACGGTCTTCAGGTTGGCGAGGAAGGCGATGCGCTTGTACTGGCCGTCCTTACGGGTCGGGGTCATGTCGTCGTAGAGCTTCCACAGCTCGTCGATGGAGGCCCCCGGGCTGGAGGTCACCGGGACGTG
The Streptomyces sp. NBC_00234 DNA segment above includes these coding regions:
- a CDS encoding aldehyde dehydrogenase family protein; this encodes MLTTAAGTASPAVPGTAGTLDVPAYSGSRPVMSNRPGRLDDGAGRQVARLGNAGRLVQFGMAQEAEKTARVLRGIADDAWFGLLRDAAARVSARLDGGELDPWLRALSAATGLPSRRAARGVRTVAEDLGRMEEILAAQSPDGTVAAYRTGGDDPRWSWRPAGRSVHVRVPDNFPTIGVEWLQALAARRPVLLSTSARDPFTATLFTEALYAAGLPDNAVSLVHGDAPALRRLADQVLWPGEEVPGDLAPGKVKTYHYGRSRALVGADGPKDAWERLAREAFAGCGRLCTNISSLVVLGDAEEAAGQLAREFATRPVLPLDDPSAAVPAFPDRAARDALATRIEREIAAGAVDVTEAATGVPLRVDLDGVAYLRPTVLLLDAGSPLFGTELPFPFTAVAHVPRSKAVAACAGSLIVSVVGEAGGLVRALAEEPGVDKVFGGEQFDRGYDPHDPHEGYLADFLFKKKAVLPGTSA